One stretch of Flavobacterium sp. 9 DNA includes these proteins:
- a CDS encoding alpha-amylase family glycosyl hydrolase has protein sequence MKKYTFLFLSLVFLITSCSGSKSVTMNHENTSKTPFVWEGANVYFLLTDRFYNGNPSNDLNFNRTKTPGKLRGFEGGDIIGITKKIESGYFEKLGINAIWLTPIVEQIHDGVDEGTGLSYGFHGYWARDWTALDPNFGTKEDLANLVKKAHEKGIRIVLDGVINHTGPVTPEDPVWPSDWVRTGVVCDYKSFENTTMCTLVENLPDVRTESTQEVELPPFLIEKWKKEGRYEKEIASLDEFFKRTNYPRTPKYYIIKWLTDYITEFGVDGYRGDTVKHTDENVWSDFKKECDYAFETWKKNHPKEVLDQNPFYTIAEVYGYGISGGQDYDFGDRKVNYFQNGFNSMINFEFKWNAAQNNYEGLFSKYSNALNNDLKGYSVLNYMSSHDDGQPFDANRVKGIEAGTKLLLSPGMSQVYYGDESNRSLVIEGTQGDATLRSNMNWDDIQNNSEVQKTLLHWQKLGQFRRNHPAIGAGIHTQISSEPYVFSRTFTKETFEDKVIIGLDLLKGKKELPVNSIFQNGTKLRDAYSNQEAEVIDGKVTIDSDFDVVLLEKI, from the coding sequence ATGAAAAAATACACTTTCCTTTTTTTATCTTTAGTATTCTTAATCACGAGTTGTTCTGGCTCTAAATCAGTTACAATGAATCACGAAAATACTTCGAAAACACCTTTCGTCTGGGAAGGAGCAAATGTTTACTTTTTACTTACCGATCGATTTTATAACGGAAATCCTTCTAACGATTTAAACTTCAACCGAACCAAAACTCCGGGAAAATTACGTGGTTTTGAAGGCGGAGACATCATTGGAATTACCAAAAAAATCGAATCCGGTTATTTTGAAAAATTAGGAATCAATGCTATTTGGCTTACGCCAATTGTAGAGCAAATTCATGATGGAGTTGACGAAGGAACTGGTCTTAGTTATGGTTTTCATGGTTATTGGGCAAGAGATTGGACGGCTTTAGATCCAAATTTTGGAACTAAAGAAGATCTTGCAAATCTGGTAAAAAAAGCACACGAAAAAGGTATCCGAATTGTTCTCGACGGCGTAATAAATCATACTGGACCTGTAACTCCAGAAGATCCTGTTTGGCCTTCAGACTGGGTTCGAACTGGTGTTGTTTGCGACTATAAATCATTCGAAAATACAACAATGTGTACTTTAGTAGAGAATCTTCCGGATGTGAGAACTGAGAGTACGCAAGAAGTAGAATTACCTCCTTTTTTAATCGAAAAATGGAAAAAAGAAGGTCGATATGAAAAAGAAATTGCTTCATTGGATGAATTTTTCAAAAGAACAAATTATCCAAGAACGCCTAAATATTATATCATAAAATGGCTAACCGATTATATTACCGAATTTGGCGTTGATGGTTATCGTGGAGATACTGTAAAACACACAGATGAAAACGTTTGGTCTGACTTTAAAAAAGAATGTGATTATGCGTTTGAAACCTGGAAAAAAAATCACCCAAAAGAAGTTTTAGATCAAAACCCGTTTTATACCATTGCCGAAGTTTACGGTTACGGAATCAGCGGCGGACAAGATTATGATTTTGGAGATCGAAAAGTAAACTACTTTCAGAATGGTTTTAACAGCATGATCAATTTTGAATTTAAATGGAATGCTGCTCAGAATAATTATGAAGGTTTATTTTCTAAATATTCGAATGCTTTAAACAATGACTTAAAAGGATATTCGGTTTTAAATTATATGTCATCACACGATGATGGACAGCCTTTTGATGCCAACAGAGTAAAAGGTATCGAAGCCGGAACTAAATTATTGCTTTCGCCTGGAATGTCTCAGGTTTATTATGGCGATGAATCTAACAGATCTTTGGTTATTGAAGGCACACAAGGCGATGCTACATTACGTTCAAACATGAATTGGGATGATATTCAAAACAATTCTGAAGTACAAAAAACACTTTTACATTGGCAGAAATTAGGGCAATTTAGACGAAATCATCCTGCTATTGGTGCCGGAATTCATACTCAGATTAGTAGTGAACCTTATGTTTTTTCGAGAACATTTACCAAAGAAACTTTCGAAGATAAAGTCATTATTGGTTTAGATTTACTGAAAGGCAAAAAAGAGCTTCCTGTTAATTCTATTTTCCAAAACGGAACAAAATTAAGAGACGCTTATTCTAATCAGGAAGCTGAAGTTATAGATGGAAAAGTTACTATTGATAGTGATTTTGATGTTGTTTTATTGGAAAAAATTTAA
- a CDS encoding glycoside hydrolase family 13 protein yields MNKQKTSFQTNQILYKILLFVLIFSASANAQIQKTEPPFWYAGMKNPELQIMFYGKNIAQYEASVSNNVVIKNVEKTENPNYLFVTIDTQNLKASELVFSFKTKNKVAFTQKYSLKERRANSADRKSYDASDMIYLIMPDRFANGNPKNDSNASLTEKGNRQDPSGRHGGDIEGIIKNLDYISSLGATTIWSTPLCEDNDKQHSYHTYGQSDVYKIDPRYGTNDDYARLSAEMHKKDMKLVMDYVTNHWGITHWMMSDIPTKTWFNQFENFTQTHHRREVITDIHASKLDQEICIDGWFVPSMPDLNLKNPLVSKYLTQNAIWWIEFANLDGFRVDTYNYSDPTTMSNWAKSITNEYPNFNIVGEIWMHNQANLAFWQKDSKIGAIENYNSNLPSVMDFTLQSQVTSAFSEDEPNWDSGLIKFYNNFAMDYLYPNTNNILVFAENHDTDRMNDKFKYDFPKYKLAMTLLATVRGIPQLYYGSEIGMGGDKGKGDADIRQDFPGGWNGDKNNAFTAAGRNAEQAKFFDFTSKLFTWRKSNEAVHFGKMTHYIPENNTYVYFRYTDTKTVMVVFNNNAKEQTIKTNRFKENIKNFKSGKDVLTGKTFDLTSEITLEPKSAVVLELE; encoded by the coding sequence ATGAACAAACAAAAAACTTCATTCCAAACCAACCAAATACTTTATAAAATACTATTATTTGTTCTAATTTTTTCTGCTTCCGCGAATGCGCAAATCCAGAAAACAGAACCGCCATTTTGGTACGCCGGAATGAAAAATCCGGAGTTACAAATTATGTTCTACGGAAAAAATATTGCACAATACGAAGCTTCGGTTTCTAATAATGTTGTGATTAAAAATGTAGAAAAAACAGAAAATCCAAACTACCTTTTCGTTACAATTGATACACAAAACCTAAAAGCTTCTGAATTGGTTTTCTCTTTCAAAACCAAAAACAAAGTTGCCTTTACACAAAAATATTCCCTTAAAGAAAGAAGAGCAAATTCGGCAGATAGAAAAAGTTACGATGCATCGGATATGATTTACTTAATCATGCCGGATCGTTTTGCTAACGGAAATCCTAAGAACGACAGTAATGCTTCTTTAACAGAAAAAGGAAATCGTCAGGATCCAAGCGGACGTCATGGCGGCGATATCGAAGGAATTATTAAAAACCTGGATTATATTTCGTCTCTTGGCGCAACTACAATTTGGAGCACGCCTTTATGTGAAGACAACGACAAACAACATTCATATCATACTTACGGACAATCTGATGTTTACAAAATAGATCCGCGTTACGGAACCAATGATGATTATGCACGTCTTTCGGCAGAAATGCATAAAAAAGACATGAAATTGGTGATGGATTATGTTACAAATCACTGGGGAATCACACACTGGATGATGAGTGATATTCCGACTAAAACATGGTTCAATCAATTCGAAAACTTTACACAAACACATCACCGTCGTGAAGTTATTACAGACATTCACGCGTCAAAATTAGATCAGGAAATTTGTATCGATGGTTGGTTCGTACCTTCAATGCCAGATTTGAATTTAAAAAATCCTCTTGTTTCAAAATATTTAACTCAAAACGCCATTTGGTGGATTGAATTTGCCAATTTGGATGGATTTAGAGTTGATACTTATAATTATTCTGATCCAACGACAATGTCAAATTGGGCTAAATCAATTACAAATGAATATCCTAATTTTAATATTGTTGGAGAAATCTGGATGCACAATCAGGCGAACTTAGCCTTTTGGCAAAAAGACAGTAAAATTGGCGCGATCGAAAATTACAATTCGAATTTGCCTAGCGTAATGGATTTTACTTTGCAAAGTCAGGTTACTTCTGCTTTCAGCGAAGACGAACCAAACTGGGACAGCGGTTTGATCAAATTCTATAACAATTTTGCAATGGATTATTTATATCCAAATACGAATAACATTTTGGTTTTTGCCGAAAATCACGATACAGATCGTATGAATGATAAGTTTAAATATGATTTTCCAAAATACAAACTGGCAATGACATTATTAGCAACGGTTCGCGGAATTCCGCAATTGTATTATGGTTCAGAAATTGGAATGGGCGGCGATAAAGGCAAAGGCGATGCAGATATTCGTCAGGATTTTCCAGGCGGATGGAATGGCGACAAAAACAACGCATTTACCGCAGCAGGAAGAAACGCTGAACAAGCCAAATTCTTTGATTTTACTTCTAAATTATTCACTTGGAGAAAATCAAATGAAGCCGTTCACTTCGGGAAAATGACACATTATATTCCGGAAAATAACACCTATGTTTATTTCAGATATACAGATACAAAAACCGTAATGGTAGTTTTTAATAACAATGCAAAAGAGCAGACTATTAAAACCAATCGTTTTAAAGAAAACATCAAAAACTTTAAATCCGGAAAAGATGTTCTAACCGGAAAAACATTCGATTTAACTTCTGAAATTACTTTGGAACCTAAATCAGCAGTGGTTTTAGAATTGGAATAA
- a CDS encoding glycoside hydrolase family 97 protein: protein MKNLFFASLILFAFSSIAKAQQLKSPEGKFVMEFSLQNDGTPTYNLKYKNKEVVKTSKLGLELKDDKKSLLNDFTVVDTKTSTFDENWKPVWGEVDNIRNHYNELAVTLNQKGTDRQIIIRFRLFDDGLGFRYEFPAQKNLTYFVIKEERTQFAMAGDHTAFWIPGDYDTQEYDYTKSKLSEIRGLSQKAYTANVSQKNFSPTGVQTSLMLKTADGIYINLHEAALINYSCMHLNLDDKNMIFESWLTPDAKGDKGYMQAPSHSPWRTIMVSDNATEILASKMTLNLNDPSKIDDTSWIKPVKYVGVWWEMITGKSSWSYTNDFPTVQLGVSDFSKAKPSGTHGANNANVKKYIDFAAANGFDAVLVEGWNEGWEDWFGHSKDYVFDFVTPYPDFDVKGLHEYAKSKGIKIIMHHETSGSVRNYERHMDKAYQFMKDNGYDAVKSGYVGDILPRGENHYDQWIVNHYQYAIEKAADYKIMVNAHEAVRPTGICRTYPNLIGNEAARGTEYQAFGGSKPNHVTVLPFTRLIGGPMDYTPGIFEMDISKMNPDNKSHVNSTIANQLALYVTMYSPLQMAADTPDNYNRFPDAFQFIKDVAVDWSESKYIEAEPGDYITVARKAKGTNNWFVGNVNGETPRTSNIDFCFLEKGKKYTATIYADAKDAHYKTNPQAYTIKKIAVTNKSKLSQLSAPGGGYAISIIETK, encoded by the coding sequence GCAACAATTAAAATCACCCGAAGGCAAGTTCGTAATGGAATTTTCGCTTCAAAATGACGGAACTCCAACTTACAATTTAAAATACAAAAATAAAGAAGTTGTAAAAACCAGTAAATTAGGTCTTGAACTTAAAGATGACAAAAAATCTTTATTGAATGATTTTACAGTTGTAGACACAAAAACATCCACTTTTGACGAAAACTGGAAACCGGTTTGGGGTGAAGTAGACAATATTAGAAATCACTATAATGAATTGGCTGTTACTTTAAATCAAAAAGGAACTGACCGACAAATCATAATTCGTTTCCGTTTATTTGATGACGGACTTGGATTTAGATATGAATTTCCTGCTCAAAAGAATCTTACTTATTTCGTAATCAAAGAAGAAAGAACTCAGTTTGCAATGGCTGGAGATCACACAGCTTTCTGGATTCCGGGAGATTATGACACTCAGGAATACGATTATACAAAATCTAAATTATCTGAAATTAGAGGTTTATCTCAAAAAGCATATACGGCAAATGTTTCTCAAAAGAACTTTTCACCAACAGGAGTTCAGACTTCTTTGATGTTAAAAACTGCTGACGGAATCTACATCAACTTACACGAAGCAGCTTTGATCAACTATTCTTGTATGCACTTGAATCTTGATGACAAAAACATGATTTTCGAATCTTGGTTAACGCCAGATGCAAAAGGAGACAAAGGATATATGCAAGCGCCAAGTCACTCGCCTTGGAGAACGATTATGGTAAGCGATAATGCTACAGAAATCTTAGCTTCAAAAATGACTTTGAACTTAAATGATCCATCAAAAATTGATGATACTTCTTGGATTAAACCAGTAAAATACGTTGGTGTTTGGTGGGAAATGATTACAGGAAAAAGCTCTTGGTCATACACAAACGATTTCCCTACAGTACAATTGGGAGTTTCTGATTTCTCTAAAGCAAAGCCAAGCGGAACTCACGGAGCAAACAATGCAAACGTAAAAAAATACATTGATTTTGCTGCTGCAAATGGTTTCGACGCCGTTTTAGTTGAAGGTTGGAACGAAGGTTGGGAAGACTGGTTTGGACATTCAAAAGATTATGTTTTTGATTTCGTAACGCCTTATCCTGATTTTGATGTAAAAGGTTTGCACGAATACGCAAAATCTAAAGGAATTAAAATCATCATGCACCATGAAACTTCAGGTTCAGTTCGTAACTACGAGCGTCACATGGACAAAGCGTACCAATTTATGAAAGACAACGGATATGATGCTGTAAAAAGTGGATATGTTGGAGATATTTTACCTCGTGGTGAAAACCATTACGATCAATGGATTGTAAATCACTATCAATATGCAATTGAAAAAGCAGCTGATTATAAAATTATGGTGAATGCTCACGAAGCAGTTCGTCCAACAGGAATTTGCAGAACTTATCCTAACTTAATTGGAAACGAAGCTGCAAGAGGAACAGAATACCAAGCTTTTGGAGGTTCTAAACCAAATCACGTAACAGTTTTACCATTTACACGTTTAATTGGTGGTCCAATGGATTACACGCCTGGAATCTTCGAAATGGATATCAGCAAAATGAATCCAGACAACAAATCTCATGTAAACAGTACAATTGCAAACCAATTAGCATTATACGTTACAATGTACAGCCCGTTGCAAATGGCAGCTGATACTCCGGATAACTACAACCGTTTTCCAGATGCATTCCAATTCATTAAAGATGTGGCTGTAGATTGGTCAGAAAGCAAATATATTGAAGCTGAACCAGGAGATTATATCACTGTTGCCCGTAAAGCAAAAGGTACAAACAATTGGTTCGTAGGAAACGTAAACGGAGAAACTCCACGTACATCAAACATCGATTTCTGTTTCCTTGAAAAAGGTAAAAAATATACCGCTACAATTTATGCTGATGCAAAAGATGCGCATTACAAAACAAATCCGCAAGCTTATACTATCAAGAAAATTGCAGTAACAAATAAATCAAAATTATCGCAGTTATCTGCTCCTGGCGGAGGTTATGCAATAAGCATTATCGAAACTAAATAA